GCCTTATATTTGCCCAGATCATCCGTTGAATGTATTATTTGCCTGTTAAGATTTGATATTCCAACAACATCAAAATCCACAATTCCAATAGTTCCGATTCCACAGGCTGCAAGATAGTATATAGCTGGAGAGCCAAGACCACCCGCACCTATAACCAGCACTTTTGACATTAAAAGCTTTTTTTGGCCTTCAAGCCCTATGTCTTTAAGTATTATCTGCCTGGAATACCTTAATATTTGTTCATCCACATATATCATTCCTTTAATATAGCTCTCAATTTATTGATTTTTCCTTTTATATCATCAGCACCTACTATCTCTGTAACTAAAGCCATACATTTTGCACCATGTTTTTTTACTTCTTTGATATTACCTTCTTTTATGCCGCCTATTGCAACAAAAGGTATATCAATATTTTTTACAACAAAATCAAGATATTCAAGACCAACCGCATCACAAACATCTTTTTTAGTCTTTGTAGGAAATATAGGTCCAACACCTATATAATCAGCACCTCTTTTAACCGCATCTAAGGCTTGCTCCGGTGAATGTGTAGAAAGGCCGATAATTACATCGTTTCCAACAATCTCCCTTACCCTCTCAATAGGCATATCTTCCTGTCCAATATGGACACCGTCTGCCTTGACCGCTAATGCAAGGTCTATATCATCATCTATTATAAATGTTACACCGGCATCTTTTGTCATTTTTCTCAATTCAACACATTCATTGTATTTATACAGCATTTTTTTTTCTTTTTCACGATACTGAATGATTTTAATACCTGCTTCAATCATATCCTTAACAACCTGAATATTATCTCTCCCTTTAGAATATTCTTCGGCTGTTATGCAATAAATATCTGTATCAAGTACATTTTTCCCCATCATTTCACCTCAAATTTATATGACATTTTCCCAATCCTTAAAAATAGGTTGATATCCCGAACTACGAATCATTTCTACAATTTCTTCAAGGCTTCTATTGTCAGATACCTCAAATTGACCCGAGTCCTCATATTCCTTTTCTTCAAGATATCCTCCGACCTTTGTTGAAGATTCAGCAGAAAATTTTGTTATACCAAGGGGTATAAGATTATTCCTTAAATCTGCACTTTCTCTCGTTGATAATGAAATTCCAAGTCTTGGCATAAAAATCCTAAAGGAAAGGATGATTTGTACGAGATTTTTATCTGATACATTAGATTTCGGCTGAAAAGCTCCGATATGCGGTTTTATTCTTGGTACAGATACACCTACATCAACATCACCATATTTGTCTTGCAGATATTTCGCATGCAAAGCCGTATAGAATACATCCTTTCTCCAGTCATTCAATCCCAGCAAGGCACCTATATTTACGTTTTTTATTCCTGCCCTGCATGCCCTGTCCGGTGTTTCAAGCCTGTATTTGTAATTTTTCTTTGGACCCGATAGGTGAACTTCATCATATGTCTTTTCATCATATGTTTCCTGATATATCGTAATAGAATCAACACCTGCATGAACTAATTCTTCATATTCTTTTTCCTTTAATGGATAAATCTCTATACAAATGGACGAAAAGTATTCCTTTAAGACAGCCACACAAGTCTTTATATATGAAACCGGGGTTTTTGCTCTTGACTCACCTGTTAGTATTAATATATGTCTAAAACCTTTTTGACTTATTAACTCTGCTTCGTGTCTTACATCTTCTATTGACATAATATTCCTTTTTATCTTATTATCGGCATTGTATCCACAATAAGCACATTTATTGATACAATAATTTGCAAGATACATTGGTATATATAAAAGTATTACTCTGCCAAAATTTTGAATCGTCACCCTATGAGCCTTTTGTGCCATTATCTCAAGATATTTTTCAGCATTTGGTGATAAAAGAGTAAGAAAATCGTATATATTCAGTTTATCTTTTGATATTACCCTTTCTATATCATAATCTGAAATACTGTTAAAAAAACCTTCAAAATTAAAATTCCTATATCTAATATACTCATAATAAAAAGTCGTCATATTTATTACCTTCTTTTATAAATTTAGAAATCCTGTCAATGGCGATGATGCTTCAGCATACTTTTTTACAGCACCAATACCTGAAATATATGCCATTCTCCCGGCTTTTACAGCATTACTGAAAGCCTCTGCCATAAATACCGGATCACCAGCCGTTGCAATCGCTGTATTTACAAGAACTGCTGATGCCCCCATTTCCATAGCTTCACATGCTTCATGGGGTCTACCTATTCCTGCATCGACAATAATCGGAAGGTCTATTTCATCAATCATTATTTGAACAAGCTCTTTGGTTTTAAGCCCTCTATTTGTTCCAATAGGTGCCCCAAGGGGCATAACCGCAGCAGCGCCTACATCTCTAAGCCTTTTCGCCACCATAAGGTCGGGACTTACATAAGGCAAAACAACAAACCCTTCCTTAGCAAGTACTTCTGTTGCTTTTATTGTTTCTATATTATCTGGCAGTAAATATTTATTATCAGATATAACCTCAATTTTTATCCAGTTTCCTGCTCCCATAGCTCTTGCAAGACGTGCTATCCTTACCGCTTCATCAGCATTTCTTGCGCCAGATGTATTAGGCATCAGAATACAGTTGTCAGGTATATAATTTGTCATATCTTCTTTAGTTTTGCCAAAATCCACTCTTCTCACAGCAACGGTGACAACCTGTGCACCGGATTTCTTAATCACATCTGGTATAAGACTGTCATCAGGAAATTTACCTGTACCAATAAACAACCTGTTTGTTATTTTCTTATTACCGATTATCAATTCATCTTCCATAACTACCCACCTCCTACAAATCTTACAACTTCTAAATTGTCATTTTCCTTTAAAATTATTTGAGACCATTTTTCTTTTTTGACAATATCATAATTGTACTCAACAACAACTGTATCAGGATTTATGCCTTTCGATGAGAGAAATTCTAAAAGGGTCATTTTCTTATTTATTAATACTTCTTCACCATTGAGTTTTAACCTCATACAAAACCTCCTAAGATAAAACAAAAAGCTCACGTAAGTGAACCTCTCATAAAAAATCTATGGCTCCCTACGATAGTACTAACTATATCAGGTTTTATGGGTTAAGAGCCTGAGCCCTTTCTCAGCCTTTCGGCACCCCAGCCTCAATATTCAATTTTTTAAATGCTGTAGCTTAACATATGGTAAAAACTTTCATCGACCTTTGCCTTTATAATATTATATTACTTCTTCCATTAGAAATCAACATAAATTCTTTATTTTGAATTACGTTTGGTTATACTTAATATTTTACCGCATTATCTTTTTTTAAATATTTGTTTGCCATATTCATAACAAAATTGATATCATCATCAGACAAATGTTCTTTTAAAACGTTCATTATCTTGATATTTTTTTCTGGTGATATACCTTTTTGCGATATTTTACTTATCTCCGACACACCTTTCGGTCCTATTTTAACAATAAGATTTACTACTTTTGCTTTCTCTAAAAATCCCATTTCTTTCTGTGCCTTTTGAATCTTTTCTGGTGTTACAACAAAGCTGCTTAAAGCATTATCATCATTGTTGCTTTTATCTTCTTTTATGCCATTCTTACCATCATTTGAATTTTCCCTTTTTCTTTCTTGGATAAGTTCTTGTAACTTCTCTTTTTTTATTTCATTTGTTTTTTCATCAGTAATATTTTTTCTATCATTTTCATCTTGATTTACTCTACATGATTCTCCGGATTTTTCTTCCCATAGTCCTGCTTTGTTCGTCTTCTTCAAAGAAGAATACGATAATGAGTCGACTGGTTTTTGTTTTTCAAATACTGAAACAGTATCATTTTCATAATAATTAAAATATGTTCTATCAGGGTTTTCGATTTCTTTTTTAAGTACTAATAGTTCTTTTGCTTCAAAACTTAGCATAAGTATAATACTGAAGGCTGTAGACATTAATAAAATAATACAATATACAAATGTCTTATTCATTTAATCACTCCTTTCAGTCAAAATATATTATTGCTTAATTTAATTAATTTATACAGGATTGGAGGCATAAGTATGGATGAATTGCGTATTAAATACAATGATAAAGATGCTATTAATGTATTATCAGAATATTTATGCGAGTTTATTAATCAAAATTCAGTAATTTTATGTATTGGAACAGACAAATGTATCAGCGATTCACTTGGTCCCATTGTTGGCAATATGCTCACTAAGATGATTAAAGGTCCTTATGTATACGGCACTTTAAAAAAGCCTGTTCATGCCAAAAACCTCGCTGATAATATAAATTTTATAAGAAAGAATTATACATATAGCAATATAATTGCCATAGATGCATGCCTTGGCGATGAAAAAAGCATTGGCAAAATATCAGTAAAAAAATCACCTTTATACCCCGGCAAGGGAATAGGAAAAAAAATACCGCCTGTTGGCGATATCTCAATAATAGGAATAATTGACGTATACGACATGATTCCACCTTATAATACAAGATTAGGTTTTGTCTTTGAAATGGCGGAAGTTATTGCTCTAAGCCTGCAAAAAGCCTTATTTTTGACTGCACCCCATCTTTAAAAGGAGAGAGGTTAGTTTGAATTAAACGGTAATTTTCTTTTGTCAGATACAATTATAGCTCTTGCCTCCTTATTTTTTGTTAATATCATACCCAGTTCATCACCGATTTTTATATCGTCAAAGCTTATATCTTTTTCTGAATATTTATACCCTCCCTGACTGTCATAACCTATCTTTTCCTGAAAATGTATTACAGCATTTGGCAGCACTTTTATATCAGGTCCCACTTTGTTATTCATATCCGGTGCATCCTGATATTCCCTTTCAATGGTTAAAACCCTTGTATCAGGATTAATTCCCTTTACTACACCATAAATAAATGTTTCCCCTTTGGATGGGTCTGTTTCGGAAATCTTTATAAGTTGTGCATTAACATCACTTATTACCCATATATTGTTTTCACCAACACCCTCAGGCTGTATTAATGTGACAACATATGCCTTATTGTTATGCATCGCATTTATAACTGCTTTTCCATTCTCTTTTGATTGTAGTGTAAATTGGTCGTTACTATCAAAGCCAACAATCCCTCCTTCCATTTGTACAACCTTTAATGGATCAAGCCTCCATGTTTCCTTACCAAGTTTCGTATTGTCCTGTAATTTTTTAACCCTTGATTTGTTATTATACACTTCTCCTGTTATTACTGTCCTTTTTAGAGGTTCTAAACCTATTATATAACCTTTAATGGAATTAACCTTATTCCCTTCAATAAGTATCTGAACCCTATTTATATCTGACAAACCTGTAAGTGTATTAACTAAAGCGCAAATTCTAAATTTTGCTGTATTTTCAGGCATTTTTGTTACATAATCTTTTGAAAAATTTATATATGCTGTCGAATCTTTCAACTGAGCGGAAATCAGTTTCGTACTATCAGGAATTATCGGTTTTGAAAACTCATCTTTTGGTCCATTAACAAGCTCTCTAAATACCTGTTTTAAAACATCTGAATTTTGCGGTATATCCCTCGTTTCCATATTTAAACCATTACTTTTGTCATTTAAGAAATAAAGTGAAACAGTTTTAATACTTTCCGATGCCGTATTAGGTCTTACGGTGGTATTTTGCTCAGGATTTGATTTTGAAGAACATCCCGAAAATAAAACTACAATAATAAGAAATATAATCAATAAATTTTTTTTCATGATCCTCTGCCCCCTATTAAACTAATATATAAATATTATAACAGAATAAGATTGAAATAAAAATCTATAAAAAATAATGAAAATATTATTATTTTAAAAAAACAATTCATAATATACTATCTAAATCGAATTTTTCTCTAAATTAATTGCTATATAAAAAAAAATATTGTATAATAAAAAAAAATCTACTTCCATTGCTTTAAAAAATTCAAACAATAAATTGAAACAAATTATATACTAAATATTTTATTCTTTTGAAAAAGGAGGAAATAATGTGAAAAATAATTTAAATGCATTTGTTATTGCTAACCCTAATAGATGCATTGGATGCAGAACATGTGAAATAGCATGTGCATTAGCACATCTTGAAGGGAATCCGCTATCTGAAGGAACAGATGATTTTCAATTCAATCAGCGTTTAAATGTTATTAAAACAGCAACAGTAAGCTCTCCAATACAGTGTCGACATTGTGAGGACGCCCCATGTGCAAATGTCTGTCCGGTTGGAGCTATTGTAAGAAAAAATAATACAATTCAAATTAATAACCAAATTTGTATTGGTTGTAAAAACTGCTTGCTTGCATGTCCTTTTGGTGCTATAGATTTTATAACAGAATATGTAAACGGTAAAAAAAATATACAAGAAAATTTAAAGATTGTAGAAAATTCAAATATGTATAACAAAGAAAGAATAATTGCTAATAAATGTGATTTGTGCATAGGCAGAGAAAATGGTCCTGCATGTGTAGAGGTATGTCCAACAAATGCTTTAAGATTAGTAAAACCAAATATGCTGGTTAATTCGATTAAAGAAAAAAGGAAAAAAGTAACAACAGCTTTACCTTTTATTTAAATTTAAGGCGAAAATTAATCAATTATAGTCATAATTAAAAATTTAAAATCTCCGAGTCCTTATTTCTAAAGTAAGTTATATCTTGCTATGAAATAAGAACCGATAGGGTATTAATGGAAACGTTAATGCCTCCTGTTTGGAAAGGAGAAAGGACTAACTAATAGAAGATGAAAATGCTTTGATTTGGTATTTTTACCTTTTATTTAGTAGTGGCTTTGCACCTTTCTTGAGGTGCTTTTTTATTTAATAAATTTTGAATGAATTTTTAAGAGAAATATATTATCTCTTGAAATTCAGATATATAAAACAATAGACGTTACCGAAAATATGTAAAATATTTTAAGGAGGAGAAATAAGATGAAAAAAATTAAAATTAAATGGATATTTTTATTGGCATGCGGATTATTGACTTTATTATTTTTTGGAGGGTGTGGACAGGAAAAGACAAATACACCTGCCGATAAAACGAAAAATGCAAATACAAAAAGCATCATGATATTTGCAGGAGCTGGACTTAAAGATGCCTTGCCAGAGGTGTCAAAAAAATACAGCCAAATTCATCCCGATGTAAAATTTTCCTTCAATTTCGCTGGTCTTGGTACCTTACAACAGCAGATTGAACAGGGAGCATATTGTGATATACTTATAGGTCCCGGAGAAAAACAGTGGAATACATTACGAAGTGAAAATTTGATTGATAAAGCAACAGAAAAAAAGATTTTATCTGATAAACTGGTTCTTATTACACCAAAAGACAGCCAGAAAGTAAAAAGTTTTGAAGACCTTACTTCACCTGAAGTTAATAAAATTGCCATGGGAGATCCTGCTGTTGTACCTGGCGGTGAATGGGCTAAAAAAGCTCTGACAAGCTTAGGACTTTGGGATAAAGTAAAATCTAAACTTATTTTTGCAAAGGATATACAAGAAATCAGAGCTTATGTAGAAACAGGAAATGTGGATGCCGGATTTATATGGAAATCAAATACTACAAATGATAATAAGATTAGGATTGCTGCAGAAGCACCTGAAAATTCCTGCCCTCCTGTTTTCTTCAGAGGAGCAGTTATAAATAACAGCAAGGAAAAAGAAACAGCTCTTGATTTTCTAAACTATCTCAAAGGTCAGGAGGCATCAAAAATTTTCAAAAAATATGGATTTATACCTTTAGAACAAAAACAATAAATCCAAACTAAAAGAAGGAGTCCAAAAATGATATATCCTATATTCTTATCAATAAAAGTATCAATAATAGCAACAGTTATTAACTTTATAATAGCAATATCTCTTGCACGTTTTTTTTTAATAAAAAATTTTTCAGGAAAAGAAATCTTGGAAACCTTTTTTTGTTTGCCATTGGTTTTGCCCCCAACGGTTACGGGTTTTATCCTTCTTGTACTCATAGGAAGAAATGGACCAATAGGTTTTCTCATTAAGAAAATATTTAACGGTCAACTGCTGTTTACGTGGTGGGCTGCTGTAATTGCATCTTCTATAGTCGCCTTTCCGCTCATGTATAAGAGTGCAAAAGCGGCTTTTGAAAGCGTAGATATAAAACAGGAGCGGGCTGCACGTATTTTAGGCGCAAATGAGTTTAGGGTTCTTTGTACTGTTACGATGCCTCTTGCCTGGCCTGGTATTCTATCGGGTATAGTTCTTTCATTTGCACGAGCTATTGGTGAGTTTGGAGCAACATTGATGATTGCAGGTAATATCCCAGGCAAGACTCAGACAATGCCAATAGCAATTTATTTTGCAGCAGAGGGGGGAGATTACAAAACAGCCGGATATTTTGTTATTGTAATTCTTTTATTATCTTTTGGTTTAATATATTATATAAACTGGATCTCAAAAAAGAAAATTTTACATTATACAGAAAAAGAAAGAAAATAATCTGAAATTAATTATGTAAGGAGATAGATTTATGGATTTTTATAATGACTTAAAGTCTAAGTTAAAGGAAATTGTTGATGAAAATAGGTTATTGAATGAAAATGTTGAGATTAAAGCCTGCCTGCTTTCTCCGAAAGATGCTATTGGTGCTACAAAACGTAAAGATTATGTTATTTTAAAGGGTAAAGAAAAACTTATGCAGGCAGAATTTAAAGGTTCTTATGGACAGGCATTTACTGATTCATTAAATGATTTTCATGGTTCTATTGAAAAGATACTGGAACTTCCACTTAAAAACAACTTTGAAAGAGCTATTTTTATTTCGTCCTTAAATGCAATTATGCGGTATCTGGGTTTAGCTGATCACACAGTACACTGTAAAAACAACGATTTAGAAAACTGCGCTCAGAAAATAGTCCCTTTCATTATTGAAAAATACGGACAACCGCGTATATGCTTTGTGGGGCTACAACCAGCGTTAGTAGAAGCCTGTGCCTCCAAATTTCCTGTTAAGGTGCTTGACCTGGATAAAGATAACATAGGTAAAGAAAAAAGCGGTGTTTTGATACTGGATGGAGAGAAAGATTATAAGGATGCAATAGAATGGTGCGATATAG
This is a stretch of genomic DNA from Aceticella autotrophica. It encodes these proteins:
- the thiE gene encoding thiamine phosphate synthase, which translates into the protein MGKNVLDTDIYCITAEEYSKGRDNIQVVKDMIEAGIKIIQYREKEKKMLYKYNECVELRKMTKDAGVTFIIDDDIDLALAVKADGVHIGQEDMPIERVREIVGNDVIIGLSTHSPEQALDAVKRGADYIGVGPIFPTKTKKDVCDAVGLEYLDFVVKNIDIPFVAIGGIKEGNIKEVKKHGAKCMALVTEIVGADDIKGKINKLRAILKE
- the thiH gene encoding 2-iminoacetate synthase ThiH, producing MTTFYYEYIRYRNFNFEGFFNSISDYDIERVISKDKLNIYDFLTLLSPNAEKYLEIMAQKAHRVTIQNFGRVILLYIPMYLANYCINKCAYCGYNADNKIKRNIMSIEDVRHEAELISQKGFRHILILTGESRAKTPVSYIKTCVAVLKEYFSSICIEIYPLKEKEYEELVHAGVDSITIYQETYDEKTYDEVHLSGPKKNYKYRLETPDRACRAGIKNVNIGALLGLNDWRKDVFYTALHAKYLQDKYGDVDVGVSVPRIKPHIGAFQPKSNVSDKNLVQIILSFRIFMPRLGISLSTRESADLRNNLIPLGITKFSAESSTKVGGYLEEKEYEDSGQFEVSDNRSLEEIVEMIRSSGYQPIFKDWENVI
- a CDS encoding thiazole synthase; its protein translation is MEDELIIGNKKITNRLFIGTGKFPDDSLIPDVIKKSGAQVVTVAVRRVDFGKTKEDMTNYIPDNCILMPNTSGARNADEAVRIARLARAMGAGNWIKIEVISDNKYLLPDNIETIKATEVLAKEGFVVLPYVSPDLMVAKRLRDVGAAAVMPLGAPIGTNRGLKTKELVQIMIDEIDLPIIVDAGIGRPHEACEAMEMGASAVLVNTAIATAGDPVFMAEAFSNAVKAGRMAYISGIGAVKKYAEASSPLTGFLNL
- the thiS gene encoding sulfur carrier protein ThiS, whose protein sequence is MRLKLNGEEVLINKKMTLLEFLSSKGINPDTVVVEYNYDIVKKEKWSQIILKENDNLEVVRFVGGG
- the yyaC gene encoding spore protease YyaC, yielding MDELRIKYNDKDAINVLSEYLCEFINQNSVILCIGTDKCISDSLGPIVGNMLTKMIKGPYVYGTLKKPVHAKNLADNINFIRKNYTYSNIIAIDACLGDEKSIGKISVKKSPLYPGKGIGKKIPPVGDISIIGIIDVYDMIPPYNTRLGFVFEMAEVIALSLQKALFLTAPHL
- a CDS encoding GerMN domain-containing protein, translating into MKKNLLIIFLIIVVLFSGCSSKSNPEQNTTVRPNTASESIKTVSLYFLNDKSNGLNMETRDIPQNSDVLKQVFRELVNGPKDEFSKPIIPDSTKLISAQLKDSTAYINFSKDYVTKMPENTAKFRICALVNTLTGLSDINRVQILIEGNKVNSIKGYIIGLEPLKRTVITGEVYNNKSRVKKLQDNTKLGKETWRLDPLKVVQMEGGIVGFDSNDQFTLQSKENGKAVINAMHNNKAYVVTLIQPEGVGENNIWVISDVNAQLIKISETDPSKGETFIYGVVKGINPDTRVLTIEREYQDAPDMNNKVGPDIKVLPNAVIHFQEKIGYDSQGGYKYSEKDISFDDIKIGDELGMILTKNKEARAIIVSDKRKLPFNSN
- a CDS encoding 4Fe-4S dicluster domain-containing protein, with protein sequence MKNNLNAFVIANPNRCIGCRTCEIACALAHLEGNPLSEGTDDFQFNQRLNVIKTATVSSPIQCRHCEDAPCANVCPVGAIVRKNNTIQINNQICIGCKNCLLACPFGAIDFITEYVNGKKNIQENLKIVENSNMYNKERIIANKCDLCIGRENGPACVEVCPTNALRLVKPNMLVNSIKEKRKKVTTALPFI
- the modA gene encoding molybdate ABC transporter substrate-binding protein, whose amino-acid sequence is MKKIKIKWIFLLACGLLTLLFFGGCGQEKTNTPADKTKNANTKSIMIFAGAGLKDALPEVSKKYSQIHPDVKFSFNFAGLGTLQQQIEQGAYCDILIGPGEKQWNTLRSENLIDKATEKKILSDKLVLITPKDSQKVKSFEDLTSPEVNKIAMGDPAVVPGGEWAKKALTSLGLWDKVKSKLIFAKDIQEIRAYVETGNVDAGFIWKSNTTNDNKIRIAAEAPENSCPPVFFRGAVINNSKEKETALDFLNYLKGQEASKIFKKYGFIPLEQKQ
- the modB gene encoding molybdate ABC transporter permease subunit, which gives rise to MIYPIFLSIKVSIIATVINFIIAISLARFFLIKNFSGKEILETFFCLPLVLPPTVTGFILLVLIGRNGPIGFLIKKIFNGQLLFTWWAAVIASSIVAFPLMYKSAKAAFESVDIKQERAARILGANEFRVLCTVTMPLAWPGILSGIVLSFARAIGEFGATLMIAGNIPGKTQTMPIAIYFAAEGGDYKTAGYFVIVILLLSFGLIYYINWISKKKILHYTEKERK
- a CDS encoding Rossmann-like domain-containing protein, encoding MDFYNDLKSKLKEIVDENRLLNENVEIKACLLSPKDAIGATKRKDYVILKGKEKLMQAEFKGSYGQAFTDSLNDFHGSIEKILELPLKNNFERAIFISSLNAIMRYLGLADHTVHCKNNDLENCAQKIVPFIIEKYGQPRICFVGLQPALVEACASKFPVKVLDLDKDNIGKEKSGVLILDGEKDYKDAIEWCDIALVTGSVVVNGTIENILKVRKPLIFFGTTAAGAAKLMGWERFCPCSY